A part of Luteolibacter flavescens genomic DNA contains:
- a CDS encoding thermonuclease family protein produces the protein MARRRPMNPWQFAVLLVLAVVVTLLKEWKEPTVASGQKDRPKTSTYEVITGCLWQDHKSNDGDSFHVRLPDGRVEQVRLYYVDAPESQRRTYRGGKSNHERIHQQAQALGLTDDQAVEIGQRAKARVHELLAGKPFTLHTRWDDPFNDRRYHAFVTPEGGGPFLEETLVREGLVRIHTRGAEMPDGTPVKARLKRLRELEKEAKQAGRGAWGRF, from the coding sequence ATGGCACGACGCCGACCGATGAATCCCTGGCAGTTCGCGGTGCTGCTGGTCTTGGCCGTGGTCGTCACGCTCCTGAAGGAGTGGAAGGAGCCCACCGTCGCTTCCGGGCAGAAAGACCGCCCGAAGACCTCGACCTACGAGGTCATCACCGGCTGCCTCTGGCAGGATCACAAGAGCAACGACGGCGACAGCTTCCACGTCCGCCTGCCGGATGGCCGGGTCGAGCAGGTCCGCCTCTACTACGTGGATGCCCCGGAAAGCCAGCGCCGCACTTACCGCGGCGGCAAGTCGAACCATGAGCGCATCCACCAGCAGGCGCAGGCGCTCGGCCTGACCGATGACCAAGCCGTGGAGATCGGCCAGCGTGCCAAGGCCCGCGTCCACGAGCTTCTCGCCGGCAAGCCCTTCACCCTGCACACCCGCTGGGACGATCCCTTCAACGACCGCCGCTACCATGCCTTCGTCACGCCGGAAGGCGGCGGCCCGTTCCTGGAGGAAACGCTGGTCCGCGAAGGCCTCGTCCGCATTCACACGAGGGGTGCCGAGATGCCCGACGGCACGCCGGTGAAAGCCCGCCTCAAGCGACTGCGTGAGCTGGAGAAAGAGGCGAAGCAGGCCGGGCGCGGTGCCTGGGGGCGCTTCTGA
- a CDS encoding ABC transporter ATP-binding protein encodes METAVEITDLVKDFRPAGRKEPLRAVDHVSLTIAPGEVYGLIGPNGSGKSTTMKALLGLVQPDSGVCRIFGNDSMKVDSRQDVGFLPENPYFYKHLSGTETLRFYGKLCGLRGAKLEARVKELLHLVDLEGAGDRRLGGYSKGMLQRIGLAQALVQEPRLVILDEPTAGVDPVGSREIRDLIFDLKKRGITVFLCSHLLEQVQEVCDRVGIIHRGKMVKEGRIDDLLAIGDQTEIVLRDASPELLARLTTEIQADGKAELLRAGRPKTTLERLFLEETVNRRDDR; translated from the coding sequence ATGGAAACTGCCGTAGAGATCACCGATCTGGTAAAGGACTTCCGCCCGGCGGGCCGCAAGGAACCGCTGCGCGCGGTGGACCACGTGTCGCTGACCATCGCCCCAGGCGAGGTCTACGGGCTCATCGGGCCGAATGGCTCCGGGAAATCCACCACCATGAAGGCGCTGCTGGGCCTGGTGCAGCCGGACTCCGGGGTGTGCCGGATCTTTGGCAACGACTCGATGAAGGTCGACTCGCGCCAGGATGTCGGCTTCCTGCCGGAGAATCCCTACTTCTACAAGCACCTGAGCGGCACCGAGACGCTGCGCTTTTACGGGAAGCTCTGCGGCCTGCGCGGCGCGAAGCTGGAGGCCCGGGTGAAGGAACTGCTCCACCTGGTGGACCTCGAGGGCGCGGGCGACCGGCGGCTCGGCGGCTACTCGAAGGGCATGCTCCAGCGCATCGGCCTGGCCCAGGCACTGGTCCAGGAGCCGCGGCTGGTCATCCTGGACGAGCCCACCGCCGGGGTCGATCCGGTCGGCTCCCGCGAGATCCGCGACCTCATCTTCGACCTGAAGAAGCGCGGCATCACCGTCTTCCTCTGCTCTCACCTGCTGGAGCAGGTGCAGGAGGTGTGCGATCGCGTGGGCATCATCCATCGCGGCAAGATGGTGAAGGAAGGCCGCATCGACGACCTGCTGGCCATCGGCGACCAGACGGAGATCGTGCTGCGCGACGCCTCGCCCGAGCTGCTGGCCCGGCTGACCACGGAGATCCAGGCCGACGGCAAAGCGGAGCTGCTGCGCGCCGGCCGGCCAAAGACCACTCTGGAGCGCCTTTTCCTGGAAGAAACCGTGAACCGCCGCGACGACCGCTGA
- a CDS encoding murein hydrolase activator EnvC family protein → MSGASRKSLLILLALLVALLAPVHGQQRTARVPLADGFDYPVGKPDATGYYTARGLRLRPPVHFGEDWNGRGGGDTDLGDPVYSIGDGVVTWAYDVRQGWGNVVIIRYAYRDPASGQVRFIDALYGHLREMMVKVGQIVKRGQQVGTIGNNRGMYAAHLHFEIRHNLSIGMHRESVARDMTNWADPTQFIKKYRRLNRDWGKAAMPLGTYKEYQGFKGI, encoded by the coding sequence GTGAGCGGAGCGTCACGGAAATCCCTTCTGATCCTGCTGGCCCTGCTCGTGGCCTTGCTGGCCCCTGTCCACGGCCAGCAGCGCACCGCGCGCGTGCCGCTGGCGGATGGCTTTGACTACCCGGTGGGCAAGCCGGATGCGACCGGCTACTACACGGCGCGCGGCTTGCGCCTGCGCCCGCCGGTTCACTTCGGCGAGGACTGGAATGGCCGCGGCGGTGGCGACACCGATTTGGGCGACCCGGTTTACAGCATCGGCGACGGCGTCGTCACCTGGGCCTACGATGTCCGCCAGGGCTGGGGAAATGTCGTGATCATCCGCTACGCCTACCGCGACCCTGCGTCCGGCCAAGTGCGGTTCATCGATGCCCTCTACGGCCACCTGCGGGAAATGATGGTGAAGGTCGGCCAGATCGTGAAGCGCGGCCAGCAGGTCGGCACCATCGGGAACAACCGCGGCATGTACGCCGCGCACCTTCACTTCGAGATCCGCCACAATCTCAGCATCGGCATGCACCGCGAGAGCGTGGCGCGCGACATGACGAACTGGGCGGATCCCACCCAGTTCATCAAGAAGTACCGCCGCCTGAACCGCGACTGGGGCAAGGCCGCCATGCCGCTCGGCACGTACAAGGAATATCAGGGCTTCAAGGGCATCTGA
- a CDS encoding ABC transporter permease has protein sequence MHRPAPNRPLNPRRIGVIAMHTFTQLVRMKVFYFLGIFAVILLASNLFNIQHIDRPNLEGMEVLRSIRNLSLGTMTMFSVVIGIVATALLIPKDVEDRTLYTILAKPVPRLDYLVGKLGGLVLLIFTSLLLMDLLMMGVLTIRTNMVLEAQTASALRIGWPPDQIAAMKEETAKLGPGWDLQVAVLAVFLRAVVIASAALLLSILSSSTLFTTVTGFIVYFIGNFQATAREVYFDSAGVSAMERLAGLAVATIFPDMSLYNVIDKIISGMEVPPGTVATLCGVTGFYLVMHLFVSWLVFSKKEF, from the coding sequence ATGCACCGCCCCGCGCCCAACCGCCCGCTCAATCCACGCCGCATCGGCGTGATCGCGATGCACACCTTCACCCAGCTCGTGCGGATGAAGGTCTTCTACTTCCTCGGGATCTTCGCCGTCATCCTGCTGGCGAGCAATCTCTTCAACATCCAGCACATCGACCGCCCGAATCTCGAAGGCATGGAAGTGCTGCGCTCGATCCGGAACCTGTCCCTCGGGACCATGACGATGTTCTCCGTGGTCATCGGGATCGTGGCGACGGCGCTGCTGATCCCGAAGGACGTGGAGGACCGCACGCTCTACACCATCCTGGCCAAGCCGGTACCGCGGCTGGACTACCTGGTGGGAAAGCTGGGCGGGCTCGTGCTGCTCATCTTCACCTCGCTGCTGCTCATGGACTTGCTCATGATGGGGGTGCTGACGATCCGCACGAACATGGTACTGGAGGCGCAGACCGCCTCGGCCCTCCGCATCGGCTGGCCGCCCGACCAGATCGCGGCTATGAAGGAAGAGACGGCCAAGCTGGGACCGGGCTGGGACCTGCAGGTCGCGGTGCTCGCGGTATTCCTCCGCGCGGTGGTGATCGCCTCCGCCGCCCTGCTGCTCTCCATCCTCTCCAGCAGCACGCTCTTCACGACGGTCACCGGCTTCATCGTCTATTTCATCGGGAACTTCCAGGCCACGGCGCGCGAGGTTTACTTCGACTCCGCGGGGGTGAGCGCCATGGAGCGCCTCGCCGGACTGGCCGTGGCGACCATCTTCCCGGACATGTCGCTCTACAACGTCATCGACAAGATCATCTCCGGGATGGAGGTCCCGCCCGGGACGGTGGCCACGCTGTGCGGGGTGACGGGCTTCTACCTCGTGATGCACCTCTTCGTGTCCTGGCTGGTCTTTTCCAAGAAGGAGTTCTGA
- a CDS encoding metallophosphoesterase family protein: MRIALFGDIHANLEALEAALADAAEQGCTDYVCLGDVVGYNADPAACLEKVRAMDCPVVKGNHDEDASGTHSLESMNPVAAAALEWTREQLTDEQRTWLRRLRMVRQVEDFTVVHSTLDQPAHWNYVTNRFDAMSNFSYQFTQVCFHGHTHVPRVYVKTDKVTEVAADSVVIEDGSKYFINAGSVGQPRDGDWRACYAIYDLEHKLVVFRRVEYDLATTQRKIIDAGLPSMLAERLADGR; this comes from the coding sequence ATGCGAATCGCTCTCTTTGGTGACATTCATGCCAACCTCGAAGCCCTCGAGGCTGCGCTGGCCGATGCCGCCGAGCAAGGATGCACCGACTACGTCTGCCTCGGCGACGTGGTCGGCTACAATGCAGACCCCGCCGCCTGCCTGGAAAAAGTCCGCGCCATGGACTGCCCGGTGGTGAAGGGGAACCACGACGAGGATGCCTCCGGCACCCACTCGCTGGAATCCATGAACCCGGTGGCCGCGGCCGCGCTGGAGTGGACCCGCGAACAGCTCACCGACGAGCAGCGCACCTGGCTGCGCCGCCTCCGCATGGTCCGCCAGGTGGAGGACTTCACCGTGGTCCACAGCACCTTGGACCAGCCTGCGCACTGGAACTACGTGACGAACCGCTTCGACGCGATGTCGAACTTCTCGTACCAGTTCACTCAGGTCTGCTTCCACGGCCACACCCACGTCCCGCGGGTGTATGTGAAGACGGACAAGGTGACCGAGGTGGCCGCGGATTCCGTGGTGATCGAGGACGGCTCGAAATATTTCATCAATGCCGGCTCCGTGGGCCAGCCCCGCGACGGCGACTGGCGCGCCTGCTACGCGATCTACGATCTGGAGCACAAGCTGGTCGTATTCCGCCGGGTGGAGTACGACCTCGCGACCACCCAGCGGAAGATCATCGATGCCGGCCTGCCTTCCATGCTGGCCGAGCGCCTCGCCGACGGCCGATGA
- a CDS encoding undecaprenyl-diphosphate phosphatase — protein MNWWQALILGIIEGLTEYLPVSSTGHLIVAQRMMGIGIDADPFQAALENEAANCFAICVQGGAILAVAGLYWPRVRQMILGLFGKDKEGLKLVLALICAFMPAAVIGLLANDWIEAKLFHFKWVAIAWFVGGLGILGVARWMKKGGGSKGVELAEITIKMALVIGFAQCIAMWPGTSRSLMTIIGALFIGLRLSAAVEFSFLLGLLTLGAATAKKAVWGVDLAEKWQHLPGYETQVALHAVAEKYDQKLGGAQLMWDTYGLVPLAVGVIAATISAAIAVKWMVSYLNRKGLGVFGWYRIAIAAIAAVLIGTNTLGLGAG, from the coding sequence ATGAACTGGTGGCAAGCTCTCATCCTCGGCATCATCGAGGGACTCACTGAATACCTCCCCGTCAGCTCCACCGGCCACCTCATCGTGGCACAGCGGATGATGGGCATCGGCATTGATGCGGACCCTTTTCAGGCCGCCCTTGAGAACGAAGCGGCCAATTGCTTCGCGATCTGCGTGCAAGGCGGCGCGATCCTGGCCGTGGCGGGTCTCTACTGGCCGCGCGTGCGCCAGATGATCCTCGGGCTCTTCGGGAAGGACAAGGAGGGCCTGAAGCTGGTCCTCGCACTGATCTGCGCTTTCATGCCCGCCGCTGTGATCGGCCTGCTCGCCAATGACTGGATCGAGGCGAAACTGTTTCATTTCAAGTGGGTCGCCATCGCCTGGTTCGTCGGCGGCCTGGGCATCCTCGGCGTGGCCCGCTGGATGAAGAAGGGCGGTGGATCCAAGGGCGTGGAACTCGCCGAGATCACCATAAAGATGGCGCTGGTCATCGGATTCGCCCAGTGCATCGCCATGTGGCCGGGCACCTCCCGCAGCCTGATGACCATCATCGGGGCGCTTTTCATCGGCTTGCGCCTCAGTGCGGCGGTGGAGTTTTCCTTCCTGCTCGGTCTCCTGACCCTCGGAGCCGCCACGGCGAAGAAGGCTGTCTGGGGTGTCGATCTCGCCGAGAAGTGGCAGCACCTGCCCGGCTACGAGACCCAAGTGGCCCTCCACGCGGTTGCGGAAAAATACGACCAGAAGCTCGGTGGTGCCCAGCTCATGTGGGACACGTATGGCCTCGTCCCCCTCGCGGTCGGCGTCATCGCCGCGACGATTTCCGCCGCCATCGCGGTGAAGTGGATGGTTTCCTACCTGAACCGCAAGGGGTTGGGAGTCTTCGGCTGGTATCGCATCGCCATCGCCGCCATCGCCGCAGTGCTGATCGGCACGAATACCCTCGGCCTCGGAGCGGGCTGA
- a CDS encoding TPM domain-containing protein: protein MTGRFVAPPLPADGILDEARMFVRNPEQQKKIATVLAALEEKHGYPFYFVLYDSLFGLSVGERAHALREAWLGDSPGLVLVLETDSRIFRFSQTPYQQDEVPADLKLPLTGPKEIGPTDLAEIGTAIEGSLSRSASTEEYAENLAIGLATGISKVFDARAAVPEGSTKSRVILLAVGFGAAVGLVALLVVAGLKRAEARSLERFVFPKATVGIRLGAPFGGGKVSSRSFGNREEGR, encoded by the coding sequence ATGACGGGCCGCTTCGTCGCGCCGCCGCTGCCTGCGGACGGGATTCTCGATGAGGCGCGGATGTTCGTGCGGAATCCGGAGCAGCAGAAGAAGATCGCGACCGTCCTCGCGGCGCTGGAGGAGAAGCACGGCTATCCTTTCTACTTCGTCCTCTATGATTCGCTCTTCGGCCTGAGCGTCGGCGAGCGGGCGCACGCGCTGCGCGAGGCGTGGCTGGGCGACTCCCCCGGACTGGTGCTGGTGCTGGAGACGGACAGCCGGATCTTCCGGTTCAGCCAGACGCCCTACCAGCAGGATGAGGTGCCGGCGGACTTGAAGCTGCCCCTGACCGGGCCGAAGGAGATCGGCCCCACTGATCTCGCGGAAATCGGCACCGCCATTGAGGGCAGCCTGAGCCGGTCCGCCTCGACCGAGGAATATGCCGAGAATCTGGCCATCGGGCTCGCGACGGGGATCTCGAAGGTCTTCGACGCCCGCGCGGCGGTCCCCGAAGGCTCGACGAAAAGCCGCGTGATCCTGCTGGCGGTGGGCTTCGGCGCGGCGGTCGGGCTCGTCGCCCTGCTGGTGGTCGCCGGCCTGAAGCGTGCGGAAGCCCGCTCTCTGGAGCGCTTCGTTTTTCCGAAGGCCACGGTCGGCATCCGGCTCGGTGCGCCCTTCGGCGGGGGGAAGGTCAGCTCCCGGAGCTTCGGGAACCGCGAGGAGGGACGATAG
- a CDS encoding (deoxy)nucleoside triphosphate pyrophosphohydrolase, which yields MIEVVAGLILDGTGRLLACKRPEGKHLGGKWEFPGGKVEPGESPSDALVRELEEELGIRVETATALTPVVWDYGRGPIRLHPFLCRILSGQPHPHEHSEIRWCGPDELGELDWAEADVPILEEWRAMDTR from the coding sequence ATGATCGAGGTCGTCGCAGGCCTGATCCTCGATGGCACGGGCCGCCTGCTGGCCTGCAAGCGCCCGGAGGGCAAGCACCTCGGCGGCAAGTGGGAATTCCCCGGCGGCAAGGTCGAGCCCGGCGAAAGCCCCTCTGACGCACTGGTCCGCGAGCTGGAGGAAGAGCTGGGCATCCGCGTGGAGACCGCCACCGCCCTCACGCCCGTGGTGTGGGACTACGGCCGCGGCCCCATCCGCCTGCATCCTTTCCTGTGCCGCATCCTTTCCGGCCAACCCCATCCGCACGAGCACTCGGAGATCCGCTGGTGCGGCCCGGACGAACTCGGCGAGCTCGATTGGGCGGAGGCCGACGTCCCCATCCTCGAAGAATGGCGGGCCATGGACACTCGATAG
- a CDS encoding type II secretion system protein: MKTNTRRQRGGFTLVELLVVIVIIAALAGLSAPVILKQRKKADQTEASQNIRQVHIALIGFEGDYGTFPDNNTAQEVKDSTGSALSFGGTYANDYFRQLIATTGKAESIYWCKTAYSPRKPDNDVSPGKALDKGEVGFGYIMASQTDGLSSSGNSSRPVVVSPLYKAQPNWEFDPEPYEDKAIVLRIDGSAKAETIRTDNRYISVTGGYLQSQGEKSVWDEINPVLRAPEPRGAQ; this comes from the coding sequence ATGAAAACCAACACTCGTCGTCAACGCGGCGGCTTCACCTTGGTGGAGCTTCTCGTGGTGATCGTGATCATCGCGGCCCTCGCGGGCCTTTCCGCACCGGTCATCCTGAAGCAGCGCAAGAAGGCTGACCAGACGGAAGCCAGCCAGAACATCCGCCAGGTGCACATCGCACTGATCGGATTCGAAGGCGACTACGGCACTTTCCCGGACAACAACACCGCCCAGGAAGTGAAGGACTCCACCGGCTCTGCCCTGAGCTTCGGCGGCACCTATGCCAACGACTACTTCCGCCAGCTCATCGCCACGACCGGCAAGGCCGAGTCGATCTACTGGTGCAAGACCGCCTACAGCCCACGCAAGCCTGACAACGACGTCTCGCCCGGCAAGGCTCTCGACAAGGGTGAAGTCGGCTTCGGCTACATCATGGCCTCCCAGACCGACGGTCTGAGCTCGTCCGGCAACTCGTCCCGCCCGGTCGTGGTGTCGCCGCTCTACAAGGCCCAGCCAAACTGGGAATTCGACCCCGAGCCGTATGAGGACAAGGCCATCGTGCTCCGCATCGACGGCAGCGCCAAGGCCGAGACCATCCGTACCGACAACCGCTACATCTCGGTGACCGGCGGCTACCTCCAGAGCCAAGGTGAGAAGAGCGTCTGGGACGAGATCAATCCCGTCCTCCGCGCTCCTGAGCCACGCGGTGCCCAGTAA
- a CDS encoding DUF2062 domain-containing protein: protein MEGKSGSPADGSGAIHRGMKQKYLWLVRRAYRALRHPKLRHRVWWRKLTQPIFERRLWKPCRDTVAIGLAIGLFFGVIPLIPQSLFAAIAAMRMKGNIPFAVAVTWLSNPVTNVPIWVAQLWLGNQVQDLFSLAPPEFAGTFHIPHLGVVNAATFMVGVLLSGIIAALLAFPIVHLFSAIMPHHLPKLPKLPQRARAIVPPRGSRSSGS from the coding sequence GTGGAGGGAAAGTCCGGCAGCCCGGCGGATGGATCGGGCGCGATCCACCGCGGTATGAAGCAAAAGTATCTCTGGCTGGTCAGGCGCGCCTATCGGGCTCTGCGCCACCCCAAGCTGCGCCACCGCGTCTGGTGGCGGAAGTTGACGCAGCCGATCTTCGAACGTCGCCTGTGGAAGCCCTGCCGCGACACGGTGGCCATCGGCTTGGCGATAGGGCTCTTCTTCGGGGTCATCCCGTTGATCCCCCAGTCGCTCTTCGCGGCCATTGCTGCGATGCGGATGAAGGGAAACATCCCCTTCGCCGTGGCGGTCACCTGGCTTTCCAATCCCGTGACGAATGTCCCGATCTGGGTCGCCCAGCTCTGGCTGGGCAATCAGGTGCAGGATCTCTTCAGCCTCGCGCCGCCGGAATTCGCCGGGACCTTCCACATCCCGCACCTCGGGGTGGTGAATGCGGCCACCTTCATGGTCGGCGTGCTGCTCTCGGGCATCATCGCGGCGCTGCTCGCCTTCCCGATCGTCCACCTTTTCTCGGCGATCATGCCGCACCACCTGCCGAAGCTTCCCAAGCTGCCGCAGCGGGCGAGGGCTATCGTCCCTCCTCGCGGTTCCCGAAGCTCCGGGAGCTGA
- the rph gene encoding ribonuclease PH: MSSARHDGRQPDQLRPISFIPHVAPHAAGSVLVSFGNTRVICAATIDEDVPRWMKMQRVEGGWLTAEYSMLPYSTLERKDRDISRGKLDGRSSEIQRLIGRALRAVTDLSKLGQRTIWIDCDVLQADGGTRTASITGGCVALAIALNKLMSAGKLKTFPLTKLVSAISAGVVNGQPVLDLDYIEDKGASVDFNVVTTETGEFVEVQGSGEEAVFTGAEMSAMLELATKGSAELVALQKKAILEADRPSGDALASLAATFGR, from the coding sequence ATGTCTTCCGCCCGCCACGACGGCCGCCAGCCGGATCAACTGCGCCCGATTTCCTTCATCCCCCACGTGGCCCCGCATGCGGCGGGCTCGGTGCTCGTTTCCTTTGGAAACACCCGCGTGATCTGCGCGGCGACCATCGATGAGGACGTGCCGCGCTGGATGAAGATGCAGCGCGTGGAAGGCGGCTGGCTGACCGCGGAGTACAGCATGCTCCCCTACTCCACTCTGGAGCGGAAGGACCGCGATATCTCGCGCGGCAAGCTGGACGGACGCTCCTCGGAGATCCAGCGGCTGATCGGCCGCGCCCTCCGCGCCGTGACGGATCTCTCGAAGCTGGGACAGCGGACCATCTGGATCGATTGCGACGTGCTGCAGGCGGACGGCGGCACCCGCACCGCCTCGATCACCGGCGGCTGCGTCGCGCTGGCGATCGCCCTGAACAAGCTGATGTCCGCAGGCAAGCTGAAGACCTTCCCGCTGACGAAGCTGGTGTCCGCCATCTCCGCCGGCGTGGTGAATGGCCAGCCGGTGCTGGATCTGGACTACATCGAGGACAAGGGTGCCTCGGTGGATTTCAATGTCGTGACGACCGAGACCGGCGAATTCGTCGAGGTGCAGGGCAGCGGCGAGGAAGCGGTTTTCACCGGTGCCGAGATGAGCGCGATGCTGGAGCTGGCGACGAAGGGATCCGCCGAATTGGTCGCTCTTCAAAAGAAGGCGATCCTCGAGGCGGACCGCCCGAGCGGCGACGCGCTGGCCTCGCTGGCGGCGACTTTTGGAAGATGA
- the leuA gene encoding 2-isopropylmalate synthase produces MKTASISKYRPFPPVQLPDRTWPDQIITTAPIWCSVDLRDGNQALPQPMSVEEKLEFFDVLCRVGFKQIEIGFPSAADTEFTFCRRLIEENRIPEDVTIQILVQTREHLIRRSFEAIAGAKKAIVHIYNSTSPLQRRVTFSDASREDIRQLAIDGAKLVKELAPTIPQTEVILQYSPESFSDTELDFAAEICNAVIDVWEPTPEKKMIVNLPDTVQWTTPNIHADMIEWMCRHLKNRESLIVSLHTHNDRGTGTAATELGLMAGADRVEGTLFGNGERTGNLDIINVALNMNGHGIETGLDFSDLTSLRQVYEKVTRMTVGERHPYAGELVFTAFSGSHQDAIKKGLDRREKEVQAAPDLAWGVPYLTIDPQDIGRSYEAIIRINSQSGKGGIAYILDREHGLDLPKTMHPQVGKRIYDLADELGRELTADEIRDAFYRLFANVEQPLSVKDYELFHHTTERGQVACTATIGLYGEERKIHGLGNGPINAFVQAMQASGMKDFKVTDYRSHAVRGGSDASAAAYVQVQHDDGRILWGCGIDPSIEMAGLKALVTGWNLLRA; encoded by the coding sequence GTGAAAACCGCCTCGATCTCGAAATACCGGCCCTTCCCGCCGGTCCAACTGCCGGACCGCACCTGGCCGGACCAGATCATCACCACCGCGCCGATCTGGTGCTCGGTGGACCTCCGCGATGGCAACCAGGCCCTCCCGCAGCCGATGTCGGTGGAGGAGAAGCTCGAGTTCTTCGACGTGCTCTGCCGGGTGGGCTTCAAGCAGATCGAGATCGGCTTCCCCTCGGCCGCGGATACGGAATTCACCTTCTGCCGCCGCCTGATCGAGGAAAACCGCATCCCGGAGGACGTGACGATCCAGATCCTGGTGCAGACCCGCGAGCACCTGATCCGCCGCTCCTTCGAGGCCATCGCCGGGGCGAAGAAGGCCATCGTCCACATCTACAACTCCACCTCGCCGCTGCAGCGCCGCGTGACCTTCAGCGATGCCTCGCGCGAGGACATCAGGCAGCTCGCCATCGACGGCGCGAAGCTGGTGAAGGAACTGGCACCGACCATCCCCCAGACCGAGGTGATCCTGCAGTATTCGCCGGAGTCCTTTTCCGACACGGAGTTGGATTTCGCCGCGGAGATCTGCAACGCGGTCATCGACGTCTGGGAGCCGACGCCGGAGAAGAAGATGATCGTCAATCTGCCGGACACCGTCCAGTGGACCACGCCGAACATCCACGCCGACATGATCGAGTGGATGTGCCGCCACCTGAAGAACCGCGAGTCGCTGATCGTCTCCCTGCACACGCACAATGACCGCGGCACCGGCACCGCCGCCACCGAGCTGGGCCTGATGGCCGGCGCGGACCGCGTGGAAGGCACGCTCTTCGGCAATGGCGAGCGCACCGGCAACCTGGACATCATCAATGTGGCGCTAAACATGAACGGCCACGGCATCGAGACCGGGCTGGACTTCTCCGACCTGACCTCGCTGCGCCAGGTGTACGAAAAGGTGACGCGCATGACCGTGGGCGAGCGCCACCCGTATGCGGGCGAGCTGGTCTTCACCGCCTTCTCCGGCTCCCACCAGGACGCCATCAAGAAGGGCCTCGACCGCCGTGAAAAGGAGGTGCAGGCCGCGCCGGATCTCGCGTGGGGCGTGCCCTACCTGACCATCGACCCGCAGGACATCGGCCGCTCCTACGAGGCCATCATCCGCATCAACTCCCAGTCCGGGAAGGGCGGCATCGCCTACATCCTCGACCGCGAGCACGGCCTCGACCTGCCGAAGACGATGCACCCGCAGGTGGGCAAGCGCATCTACGACCTGGCGGACGAGCTGGGCCGCGAGCTGACCGCGGACGAGATCCGCGACGCCTTCTACCGCCTCTTTGCCAATGTGGAGCAGCCGCTGTCCGTGAAGGACTACGAGCTCTTCCACCACACCACGGAGCGTGGGCAGGTGGCCTGCACCGCCACCATCGGCCTCTACGGCGAGGAGCGGAAGATCCACGGCCTCGGCAACGGCCCGATCAATGCCTTCGTCCAGGCGATGCAGGCCTCCGGCATGAAGGACTTCAAGGTGACGGACTACCGTTCGCACGCCGTCCGCGGCGGCTCGGACGCCAGCGCCGCCGCCTACGTGCAGGTGCAGCATGACGATGGCCGCATCCTCTGGGGCTGCGGCATCGATCCCTCCATCGAGATGGCCGGCCTGAAGGCACTGGTCACCGGGTGGAACCTGCTGCGGGCCTGA
- a CDS encoding alpha/beta fold hydrolase codes for MKEDEQARLPDGRMLGYADYGDPAGEPLFFFHGWPSSRYQGKLLNDLAAERGLRLIAPDRPGVGLSDPLPGRGFASWPQDVAGLADALGIGRFKIYGISGGGPYTLATAAGLPDRVIAAAVICGAPPLADTADRANMHWTYRTLTNLRRLRRAATPGVIAASRWMISRGAERAPMTWLMRSIPTSDREAIADAGCWESVTRSYLEAVRKGTDPVLTEGELYLEPWGFSPEDIRVPVAFWHGLADKNLPCDVAKRLASRVPAAEGHWEEGEGHYSLPLRYRGQVLDWLKAR; via the coding sequence ATGAAGGAAGACGAACAGGCGCGGCTGCCGGACGGCCGGATGCTGGGCTACGCGGACTATGGCGACCCGGCGGGCGAGCCGCTGTTCTTCTTCCACGGTTGGCCGAGCAGCCGCTACCAGGGCAAGCTCCTGAATGATCTGGCGGCGGAACGCGGGCTGCGGCTCATCGCACCGGACCGCCCGGGAGTGGGCCTATCCGATCCGCTGCCGGGCCGGGGATTTGCAAGCTGGCCGCAGGACGTCGCGGGGCTGGCCGATGCGCTGGGAATCGGGCGCTTCAAGATCTACGGCATCTCCGGCGGTGGACCCTACACGCTGGCCACGGCGGCTGGACTGCCGGACCGGGTGATCGCCGCGGCGGTGATCTGCGGGGCACCACCGCTCGCCGATACCGCGGACCGGGCGAACATGCACTGGACCTACCGCACCCTCACAAACCTGAGACGCCTGCGCCGCGCGGCGACGCCCGGCGTGATCGCCGCCAGCCGCTGGATGATCTCCCGCGGTGCCGAGCGGGCCCCGATGACCTGGCTGATGCGCAGCATCCCGACCTCCGACCGCGAGGCAATCGCCGACGCAGGTTGCTGGGAAAGCGTGACCCGCAGCTATCTGGAAGCCGTGCGAAAGGGCACCGATCCCGTCCTCACCGAGGGCGAACTCTACCTGGAGCCATGGGGATTCTCCCCGGAGGACATCCGGGTGCCGGTCGCCTTCTGGCACGGGCTGGCGGACAAGAACCTCCCGTGCGATGTGGCGAAGCGCCTCGCCTCCCGCGTGCCCGCCGCGGAGGGGCACTGGGAAGAAGGCGAGGGCCACTACTCGCTGCCGCTGCGCTACCGGGGCCAGGTGCTCGATTGGCTGAAGGCGAGATGA